The following coding sequences are from one Lipingzhangella halophila window:
- a CDS encoding TetR/AcrR family transcriptional regulator, producing MSAAQSGSEEGPPGPSGGGTRERLVAEASRLLAEGGEAAVTLRAVGERAGVSRSAPYRHFEDKDDLLAAVLLETFRQLFQNLRAEMSATPMTTPEKLRRGFRVYGRFGLAWPEHYLLMFGERMHVEKGDLAEVAPEGLGFLHTIIAEGQEAGEIRPGDVHDMTILTWSALHGLITFGISGHLTAKGLDIDDALTRLVAELVAGLEA from the coding sequence ATGTCCGCAGCTCAGAGTGGGAGTGAGGAGGGCCCTCCCGGCCCGTCGGGAGGAGGAACCCGGGAACGGCTTGTGGCGGAGGCTTCGCGACTGCTGGCCGAGGGCGGCGAAGCGGCGGTGACCCTCCGTGCGGTGGGGGAGCGCGCCGGGGTGTCGCGCAGCGCGCCGTACCGGCATTTCGAGGACAAGGACGACCTGCTCGCGGCGGTGTTGCTGGAGACGTTCCGGCAGCTTTTCCAGAACCTGCGGGCCGAGATGTCGGCCACCCCGATGACCACCCCCGAGAAGCTGCGCCGCGGTTTCCGCGTCTACGGCCGGTTCGGGTTGGCCTGGCCCGAGCACTACCTGCTGATGTTCGGCGAGCGCATGCACGTCGAAAAGGGCGATCTCGCAGAGGTGGCACCCGAGGGCTTGGGCTTCCTGCACACCATCATCGCCGAGGGCCAGGAGGCCGGCGAGATCCGCCCCGGAGACGTGCACGACATGACCATCCTGACCTGGTCGGCCCTGCACGGCCTGATCACCTTCGGAATTTCGGGTCACCTGACCGCGAAGGGCCTCGACATCGACGACGCCTTGACGCGCCTGGTCGCCGAGCTGGTCGCCGGCCTGGAGGCGTGA
- a CDS encoding dicarboxylate/amino acid:cation symporter, producing MLRALRRVPFAVQVLIALVLGVALGALARSIGPTGEDVDPNWLGVTLDTIGSTFVTLLMTIVPPLILLAVVSSIASLRNVTNAARLAGQTLLWFCVTALIAVAIGMTLGLSIRPGSGATVSADPDAANNISEGSWLAFLDGLVPANFLGLQSEVTDDGGALSGELSFNALQLIVIAIAIGVAAVKVGDRAEPFLAFTRSALDIVLKVLWWIIRLAPLGTVGLLGNAVYSHGWTTIGALGRFTLTIYIGLVLVLFVVYPVLLRLNGLGVGKYFTGIWPAVQLGFVSRSSMGTMPVTQRVAETNFGVPRHYASFAVPLGATTKMDGCAAIYPAVAAIFVAQFFGVDLAMVDYLLIAFVSVIGSAATAGTTGATVMLTLTLSTVGLPLEGVGLLLAVDPILDMGRTAVNVAGQALVPAIVAKREGILDIERYRAPRGLDGFVSTDPGESGTEARDGQEEPVSTAS from the coding sequence GTGTTACGTGCGCTCCGGCGTGTCCCCTTTGCCGTCCAGGTCCTTATCGCCCTAGTACTCGGTGTCGCTCTCGGCGCCCTGGCCCGCTCCATCGGCCCGACCGGTGAGGACGTCGACCCCAACTGGCTCGGTGTCACTCTCGACACCATCGGCTCGACGTTCGTGACCCTGCTCATGACGATCGTGCCGCCGCTGATCCTGCTGGCGGTCGTCTCCTCCATCGCAAGCCTGCGCAACGTCACCAACGCCGCCCGGCTGGCCGGCCAGACACTGCTGTGGTTCTGCGTCACCGCGCTGATCGCCGTCGCCATCGGCATGACCCTGGGGTTGAGCATCCGCCCCGGATCCGGTGCCACGGTGAGCGCCGATCCCGATGCCGCCAACAACATCAGCGAAGGCTCGTGGCTGGCGTTCCTCGACGGGCTGGTGCCCGCCAACTTCCTGGGTCTGCAATCGGAGGTCACCGACGACGGCGGCGCTCTCAGCGGCGAGCTCTCCTTCAACGCGCTGCAGCTCATCGTCATCGCGATCGCGATCGGTGTGGCCGCCGTCAAGGTCGGAGACCGGGCCGAGCCGTTCCTCGCGTTCACCCGTTCGGCCCTGGACATCGTGCTCAAAGTGCTCTGGTGGATCATCCGGCTCGCCCCACTGGGCACGGTCGGGCTCCTCGGTAACGCCGTCTACAGCCACGGGTGGACCACCATCGGCGCGCTGGGCAGGTTCACCCTGACGATCTACATCGGTCTCGTGCTGGTGCTGTTCGTCGTCTACCCGGTGCTTCTCCGGCTCAACGGGCTGGGCGTCGGCAAATACTTCACCGGCATCTGGCCGGCCGTCCAGCTCGGTTTCGTCTCACGCTCCTCGATGGGGACCATGCCGGTCACCCAGCGTGTCGCCGAGACGAACTTCGGTGTGCCCCGGCACTACGCGTCGTTCGCCGTCCCGCTGGGCGCGACCACGAAGATGGACGGCTGCGCCGCGATCTACCCGGCGGTCGCGGCGATCTTCGTGGCACAGTTCTTCGGGGTGGACCTGGCAATGGTCGACTACCTGCTGATCGCGTTCGTCTCGGTGATCGGCTCCGCCGCCACGGCCGGAACCACCGGAGCCACCGTCATGCTGACCCTGACGCTGTCCACCGTCGGCCTGCCGCTTGAGGGCGTCGGCCTGCTGCTCGCGGTCGACCCGATCCTCGACATGGGGCGCACGGCGGTGAATGTCGCCGGACAGGCGCTGGTCCCGGCGATCGTGGCGAAGCGCGAGGGCATCCTCGACATCGAGCGCTACCGGGCGCCGCGCGGGCTCGACGGGTTCGTCAGCACCGACCCCGGAGAGAGCGGCACCGAGGCCCGCGATGGGCAGGAGGAACCTGTGTCCACCGCTTCATGA
- a CDS encoding DUF397 domain-containing protein, with translation MLTPTPPHSSEQWRTSSYSGPNGACVEVASLNDAPATSTAWRTSSYSGTQGECVEVAGLPASVAVRDSEYPARGRLSFPRAEWAALIAGVRGREL, from the coding sequence ATGCTTACCCCAACTCCGCCCCACAGCAGTGAACAGTGGCGCACCTCCTCGTACAGCGGCCCCAACGGCGCGTGCGTGGAGGTGGCGAGCCTGAACGACGCCCCTGCGACGTCCACGGCGTGGCGTACGTCCTCCTACAGCGGCACCCAAGGCGAGTGCGTCGAGGTCGCCGGCCTCCCCGCCTCCGTCGCCGTCCGCGATTCCGAGTATCCCGCCCGCGGCCGGCTCAGCTTCCCGCGCGCCGAATGGGCCGCGCTCATCGCCGGCGTCCGCGGCCGGGAACTCTGA
- a CDS encoding DUF397 domain-containing protein — MSPNQWRESSCSAAVDNRVEVADLPGSVAVRDSKHPTRPLLNFGNSAWASFIRGIKKEETL, encoded by the coding sequence ATGTCCCCGAACCAGTGGCGCGAGAGCAGCTGCAGCGCAGCCGTGGACAACCGCGTCGAGGTCGCCGACCTCCCCGGCTCCGTCGCCGTCCGCGACTCCAAGCACCCCACGCGCCCCCTGCTCAACTTCGGCAACAGTGCGTGGGCATCGTTCATCAGGGGCATCAAGAAGGAGGAGACTCTCTGA
- a CDS encoding Scr1 family TA system antitoxin-like transcriptional regulator, with amino-acid sequence MLGEAALRRRVGGTEVRMNQLAHLRSLCRGANITLRVLPFTSGGHASLGTSFTLLRVNEIDADYAYLEDLTSADFWDRPQHTSVYQLVFNRLRIAALGERKTIEPITSAVRELKWAT; translated from the coding sequence GTGCTGGGCGAAGCAGCACTACGGCGCCGAGTAGGCGGCACGGAAGTGCGCATGAATCAGCTTGCGCACCTTCGCAGCTTGTGCCGGGGAGCCAACATCACTCTTCGAGTCCTCCCGTTTACCTCTGGTGGGCACGCCTCCTTGGGAACCTCGTTCACCCTGCTCAGGGTGAACGAGATAGACGCTGATTATGCCTATCTGGAGGACCTCACCAGCGCGGACTTCTGGGACCGGCCGCAACACACCAGCGTCTACCAACTCGTATTCAACCGCCTGCGGATAGCCGCACTGGGCGAGCGTAAGACGATTGAACCGATAACCAGTGCTGTCCGAGAACTTAAGTGGGCGACCTAA
- the hisH gene encoding imidazole glycerol phosphate synthase subunit HisH produces MSANVVILDYGSGNLRSAQRALERAGAEVTVTADPHAALDADGLVVPGVGAFEACSIGLREVGGPRVIGKRLAGGGPVLGICVGMQVLFEQGIEHGVTSEGCGEWPGTVERLRADIVPHMGWNTVDAPEGSRLFAGIAPDERFYFVHSYAALRWELEPASPRMAPPLVTWATHGAPFVAAVENGPLCATQFHPEKSGDAGARVLANWVAMVEAR; encoded by the coding sequence GTGAGCGCGAATGTCGTGATCCTCGACTACGGGTCGGGAAACCTGCGCTCGGCGCAGCGGGCCCTGGAGCGGGCCGGTGCCGAGGTCACCGTCACCGCCGACCCGCATGCCGCGTTGGACGCCGACGGTCTCGTCGTCCCCGGTGTCGGCGCGTTCGAGGCGTGCAGCATTGGGCTGCGCGAGGTGGGCGGTCCGCGCGTCATCGGCAAGCGGCTCGCCGGGGGCGGCCCGGTACTCGGAATCTGCGTGGGCATGCAGGTGCTGTTCGAGCAGGGGATCGAGCACGGTGTCACCTCAGAGGGGTGCGGCGAGTGGCCGGGCACCGTCGAGCGGCTGCGGGCCGACATCGTTCCGCACATGGGCTGGAACACCGTCGACGCCCCCGAGGGGTCGCGGCTGTTCGCCGGGATCGCCCCGGACGAGCGCTTCTACTTTGTGCACTCCTACGCCGCCCTGCGCTGGGAACTTGAGCCCGCGAGCCCGCGCATGGCCCCGCCGCTGGTCACCTGGGCCACGCATGGCGCCCCCTTCGTGGCCGCCGTCGAGAACGGCCCACTGTGCGCCACCCAGTTCCACCCGGAGAAGTCCGGCGACGCCGGCGCGCGGGTGCTGGCCAACTGGGTCGCTATGGTCGAGGCGCGGTGA
- the priA gene encoding bifunctional 1-(5-phosphoribosyl)-5-((5-phosphoribosylamino)methylideneamino)imidazole-4-carboxamide isomerase/phosphoribosylanthranilate isomerase PriA, translated as MPSTLELLPAVDVAGGQAVQLVQGKAGSGGQYGDPVQAALGWQDAGAEWIHLVDLDAAFGRGHNRDLLARIVGKVDAKVELSGGIRDDESLTAALATGCTRVNIGTAALENPEWCARIIAEHGDRIAIGLDVRGDTLAARGWTRDGGDLLETLDRLDAEGCARYVVTDVNKDGTLKGPNLDLLRTVCGRTNSPVVASGGVSSLDDLLAIASLTHLGVEGAIMGTALYEGAFTLEEALKAVSAR; from the coding sequence ATGCCCTCCACTCTCGAACTGCTCCCCGCCGTGGACGTCGCGGGCGGCCAGGCCGTCCAGCTCGTCCAGGGCAAGGCCGGCTCCGGCGGCCAGTACGGCGACCCGGTCCAGGCGGCGCTGGGCTGGCAGGACGCCGGCGCGGAGTGGATCCACCTGGTCGACCTCGACGCGGCCTTCGGCCGCGGACACAACCGGGACCTGCTGGCGAGGATCGTCGGCAAGGTCGACGCCAAGGTGGAGCTTTCCGGCGGGATCCGCGACGACGAGTCGCTGACCGCCGCCCTCGCCACCGGCTGCACCCGGGTGAACATCGGAACGGCCGCCCTGGAGAACCCCGAATGGTGCGCCAGGATCATCGCCGAGCACGGGGACCGGATCGCGATCGGCCTGGACGTGCGCGGCGATACCCTGGCCGCGCGCGGCTGGACCCGCGACGGCGGTGACCTGCTGGAAACGCTCGACCGGCTGGACGCGGAGGGCTGCGCCCGCTACGTCGTGACCGACGTCAACAAGGACGGCACGCTCAAGGGGCCCAACCTGGACCTGCTGCGCACGGTGTGCGGGCGCACGAACAGCCCGGTGGTCGCCAGCGGCGGCGTGTCCAGCCTGGACGACCTGCTGGCCATCGCCTCCCTCACACACCTGGGGGTCGAGGGCGCCATCATGGGCACCGCGCTCTACGAAGGGGCGTTCACCCTTGAAGAGGCGCTGAAGGCGGTGAGCGCCCGATGA
- the hisF gene encoding imidazole glycerol phosphate synthase subunit HisF encodes MTVAVRVIPCLDVDAGRVVKGVNFANLRDAGDPVELAGRYDAGRADELTFLDVTASSGDRETTYDVVRRTAEQVFIPLTVGGGVRTTDDVDTLLRAGADKVGVNTAAIARPELIREIADRFGSQVLVLSADARRVPAGEEPTPSGFEVTTHGGRRGTGIDAVEWAARAAELGAGEILLNSMDADGTKTGFDLEMIRAVRAVTGIPLIASGGAGAVEHFHPAIEAGADAVLAASVFHFGEFTVDDVKSELKAHGHPVR; translated from the coding sequence ATGACGGTGGCCGTCCGCGTCATCCCGTGCCTGGACGTCGACGCCGGGCGCGTCGTCAAAGGGGTGAACTTCGCGAACCTGCGCGACGCTGGTGACCCCGTCGAGCTGGCCGGGCGCTACGACGCCGGCCGCGCCGACGAGCTGACCTTCCTCGATGTCACGGCCTCCAGCGGCGACCGCGAGACCACGTACGACGTTGTGCGCCGCACCGCCGAGCAGGTGTTCATCCCGCTCACCGTGGGCGGCGGCGTCCGCACCACCGACGACGTGGACACGCTGCTGCGCGCCGGCGCCGACAAGGTCGGTGTGAACACCGCGGCCATCGCACGACCGGAGCTCATCCGCGAGATCGCCGACCGGTTCGGCAGCCAGGTGCTGGTGCTCTCGGCCGACGCTCGCCGCGTCCCCGCCGGAGAGGAGCCCACCCCGAGCGGCTTCGAGGTCACCACGCACGGCGGACGCCGCGGCACCGGCATCGACGCCGTCGAATGGGCCGCCCGCGCGGCCGAACTGGGCGCCGGCGAGATCCTGCTGAACTCGATGGACGCCGACGGCACCAAGACCGGTTTCGACCTGGAGATGATCCGCGCCGTGCGCGCCGTTACCGGTATCCCGCTGATCGCCAGCGGCGGCGCGGGCGCGGTCGAGCACTTCCACCCGGCCATCGAGGCGGGCGCCGACGCCGTTCTGGCGGCGAGCGTGTTCCATTTCGGGGAGTTCACCGTCGACGACGTGAAATCCGAGCTGAAGGCGCACGGCCACCCGGTTCGTTAG
- a CDS encoding DsbA family oxidoreductase, translating into MNVDIWSDLVCPWCYIGERNFETALAGFAHRAHVEVRRHSFELDPNGSTEPRLTLPDRHRLDLGVTVEQTKRNMAMVAEQAAAAGLTYDLARAIPVNSFDAHRVLKLGERAGVGERVRTRLMGAYTSEGEILSDHETLVRLGAECGLDPEEIRTMLKDTDLCDEVRDDEKEARALGISGVPTFVVAGRYAVSGGRPPAAFAEALERSWRETAPDATEGGVCGTAGTC; encoded by the coding sequence ATGAACGTAGACATCTGGTCCGATCTCGTCTGCCCCTGGTGCTACATCGGGGAACGCAACTTTGAGACGGCGCTGGCGGGCTTCGCGCACCGCGCGCACGTCGAGGTGCGCCGGCACAGCTTCGAACTCGATCCGAACGGATCCACCGAGCCGCGGCTGACCCTGCCCGACCGCCATCGTCTCGACCTCGGCGTCACAGTGGAGCAGACCAAGAGGAATATGGCCATGGTCGCCGAGCAGGCGGCCGCGGCGGGACTCACCTACGATCTTGCTCGCGCCATACCCGTGAACAGCTTCGACGCCCACCGGGTGCTGAAGCTGGGCGAGCGGGCCGGTGTGGGCGAGCGGGTTCGTACGCGGCTGATGGGCGCCTACACCTCGGAGGGGGAGATCCTCTCCGACCACGAGACGCTGGTGCGGCTCGGCGCCGAATGCGGCCTCGATCCGGAGGAGATCCGGACGATGCTGAAGGACACTGATCTCTGCGACGAGGTGCGCGATGACGAGAAGGAGGCGCGCGCGCTGGGGATCAGCGGAGTCCCCACGTTCGTCGTCGCCGGGCGCTACGCCGTGTCGGGCGGGAGACCGCCCGCGGCCTTCGCGGAGGCGCTGGAGCGTTCCTGGCGGGAGACCGCCCCCGACGCGACCGAAGGCGGCGTCTGCGGGACCGCCGGCACCTGCTGA
- a CDS encoding winged helix-turn-helix transcriptional regulator: MSIGSEAESGRRDVFNSDCPAREVLDHITSRWAVLVLVALKDGPLRFYELRDRVDGISEKMLSQNLRVLSRDGLLERTVEPTVPPKVSYTLSSIGREGVQHLCELTKWIARTAPEIKAAQERHDRASE; this comes from the coding sequence GTGAGTATCGGTAGCGAGGCCGAGAGCGGGCGGCGTGACGTATTCAACAGTGATTGCCCGGCCCGCGAGGTTCTGGACCACATCACCAGCCGATGGGCGGTCCTCGTGCTCGTCGCACTGAAGGACGGCCCCCTGCGCTTCTACGAACTGCGCGACCGCGTCGACGGGATCAGTGAGAAGATGCTCTCCCAGAACCTCCGTGTGCTCAGCAGGGACGGCCTTCTGGAGCGCACGGTGGAGCCCACGGTCCCGCCGAAGGTCTCCTACACCCTGAGCTCCATCGGCCGCGAAGGCGTGCAGCACCTGTGCGAGCTGACCAAATGGATCGCCCGTACCGCACCGGAGATCAAGGCGGCACAGGAGCGCCACGACCGCGCCAGTGAGTGA
- a CDS encoding RDD family protein, producing MVADRGERFLARLIDVMIAQAVSVCALVPALIVIVPIASPGRGELVIFLICALFFLVYWGYEIFCHRRFGATIGKRMLDLRVVRPGNNGESDPAPETRIMLRAAVWAAPLLVSWGIIINLLSGVFWFVNILWPIWDQPSRQALHDKAAGTMVVRQR from the coding sequence GTGGTGGCCGACCGGGGGGAGCGGTTCCTGGCGCGGCTCATCGACGTGATGATCGCGCAGGCCGTCTCGGTATGCGCGCTTGTTCCCGCGCTGATCGTCATCGTGCCCATCGCCAGCCCCGGCCGCGGGGAGCTGGTCATCTTCCTGATCTGCGCGCTGTTCTTCCTGGTCTACTGGGGCTACGAGATCTTCTGCCACCGCAGGTTCGGGGCGACCATCGGCAAGCGCATGCTCGACCTGCGCGTGGTGCGCCCGGGGAACAACGGCGAATCGGACCCGGCGCCGGAAACGAGAATCATGCTGCGTGCCGCGGTATGGGCGGCGCCGCTGCTGGTCAGTTGGGGAATAATAATCAACCTGCTCAGCGGCGTATTCTGGTTCGTCAATATCCTCTGGCCAATTTGGGACCAGCCGAGCCGGCAGGCCCTGCACGACAAGGCGGCGGGGACGATGGTGGTACGGCAACGCTAG
- a CDS encoding glycosyltransferase family 4 protein encodes MPVANSPSLPAPTVDAPVRHGPRAKLADAYDAAVHRLVKGAFGLSPSGRARALRIAAADRAGVLPRFPALALALLVADDRANDARGVLNRLADSIDPTSRRGRSLNRRLAATMVALRQPRLTEVAARRLRVPHRYTGPIHGGAAARTARLLFQRGAIAEAIDTVAPYVHLHEVCGLLHQRYIGERAALGPLPESPAPDTAAPAPVPGRVLHLVSNALPHAQAGYTVRTHRIVSAQRTLGLDPHVATFVGWPRDVPDAPHEDVLDGISYHHLRPGEKLPEGLARQIDAGVSEAAGLARRLRPAVLHAASDHRNGSVAMAVGARLGLPVVYEVRGFLEETWLSAADPRAEGSERHRLVVEREAAVMRGADAVVTLAGTMREEIVARGADPERVVLAPNAVDPHLLDTQPDGAGFRRAHGIGDDEFVVGSVSSLMPYEGFATLVDAAALLRESGIRVRVLLVGDGADRDALVTRVAGHGLSDVCVLPGRVPPEEALRAQAALDVFVAPRADERVCRLVTPLKPVEAMALGVPVVASDLPALRELLADGEAGRMVPPGDAAALAEALGQLRDDTRLRNSLSKAGRDEVAAHRTWPRVAEVYRDLYARLGSR; translated from the coding sequence GTGCCTGTCGCGAACTCCCCCTCACTCCCGGCTCCTACCGTCGACGCGCCGGTCCGGCACGGGCCGCGGGCCAAGCTCGCCGACGCCTACGACGCGGCGGTCCACCGCCTCGTCAAGGGCGCGTTCGGGCTCTCGCCGTCCGGACGGGCGCGCGCCCTGCGAATAGCGGCAGCGGACCGCGCTGGCGTCCTTCCGCGATTCCCCGCCCTCGCGCTAGCGCTGCTGGTGGCCGACGACCGGGCGAACGACGCCCGCGGTGTGCTGAACCGGCTCGCCGACAGCATTGACCCCACCAGCCGGCGCGGCCGGTCGTTGAACCGGCGGCTGGCCGCCACGATGGTGGCGCTGCGGCAGCCGCGGCTAACCGAGGTCGCGGCGCGCCGGCTGCGGGTGCCTCACCGCTACACCGGCCCAATACACGGCGGGGCCGCCGCGCGAACCGCGCGGCTGCTCTTCCAACGGGGCGCCATCGCCGAGGCGATCGACACCGTGGCGCCCTACGTGCACCTCCACGAGGTGTGCGGACTGCTGCACCAGCGCTACATCGGGGAGCGCGCCGCGCTCGGGCCACTGCCGGAGTCGCCCGCACCGGACACCGCCGCGCCCGCCCCGGTACCGGGGCGGGTACTGCACCTGGTCTCCAACGCGCTCCCGCACGCACAGGCCGGGTACACGGTCCGCACGCACCGCATCGTGTCGGCGCAGCGCACGCTGGGTCTGGACCCGCACGTGGCGACGTTCGTCGGCTGGCCGCGGGACGTCCCGGACGCCCCGCACGAGGACGTGCTCGACGGAATCAGCTACCACCACCTGCGCCCGGGAGAGAAGCTACCGGAAGGGTTGGCCAGGCAGATCGACGCCGGGGTGAGCGAGGCCGCCGGTCTGGCGCGCCGGCTGCGCCCGGCGGTGCTGCACGCCGCGTCCGACCACCGCAACGGATCGGTGGCCATGGCGGTGGGCGCGCGGCTCGGGCTCCCGGTCGTCTACGAGGTTCGCGGGTTCCTGGAGGAGACCTGGCTGTCGGCCGCCGATCCGCGGGCCGAGGGAAGCGAGCGCCACCGGTTGGTCGTGGAACGCGAGGCGGCGGTGATGCGCGGTGCCGACGCGGTGGTGACCCTCGCCGGGACCATGCGCGAGGAGATCGTCGCCCGCGGCGCGGACCCGGAACGGGTCGTGCTCGCGCCCAATGCGGTCGACCCGCACCTGCTCGACACCCAGCCCGACGGTGCGGGGTTCCGCCGCGCGCACGGTATCGGCGACGACGAGTTCGTGGTCGGGTCGGTCTCCAGCCTGATGCCCTACGAGGGGTTCGCCACGCTGGTCGACGCCGCGGCGCTGCTGCGCGAGAGCGGCATCCGCGTACGGGTGCTGCTCGTCGGCGACGGCGCGGACCGCGATGCGCTGGTCACCCGGGTGGCCGGGCACGGCCTTTCCGACGTGTGCGTGCTCCCGGGGCGCGTGCCGCCGGAGGAGGCGTTGCGCGCGCAAGCCGCCCTGGACGTGTTCGTCGCCCCGCGGGCCGATGAACGCGTCTGCCGCCTGGTCACCCCGCTCAAGCCCGTCGAGGCGATGGCGCTGGGCGTTCCGGTGGTCGCCAGCGACCTGCCCGCGCTGCGGGAGCTGCTGGCGGACGGCGAGGCGGGGCGCATGGTGCCACCCGGCGACGCTGCGGCACTCGCCGAAGCGCTAGGCCAACTGCGCGACGACACGCGGCTGCGGAACAGCCTCTCGAAGGCCGGCCGGGACGAGGTCGCGGCGCACCGCACGTGGCCCCGCGTCGCCGAGGTGTACCGGGACCTCTACGCGAGGCTGGGATCCCGGTAA
- a CDS encoding peptidoglycan-binding domain-containing protein yields the protein MSTIRRMTTTLAAGALVLTGGSAGAPAALADGPDTPHEVIVEIEAMEWPEYEVGDSDIDIAVAGYLLRYLGHLPDDYELPNSDFTEELEDAVLEFQTDGDIDVPDTGRLDQETWDNLRKEIFGTPMGQGRIGDPVCAVQHSLIHDYDKDITHDCRFGPETEGAVKEVQRDFGIDDDGLVGVITFRAMIAGGV from the coding sequence ATGTCAACGATCCGCAGGATGACGACCACCCTCGCCGCGGGAGCGCTCGTGTTAACGGGGGGATCCGCGGGCGCCCCGGCGGCGCTCGCGGACGGACCGGATACCCCGCACGAGGTGATCGTGGAGATCGAGGCGATGGAATGGCCCGAGTACGAGGTGGGTGACTCGGACATCGACATCGCGGTAGCCGGCTACCTGCTGCGTTACCTGGGCCACCTCCCCGACGACTACGAACTACCCAACAGCGACTTCACCGAGGAGCTCGAAGACGCGGTCCTGGAGTTCCAGACCGACGGTGATATCGATGTTCCCGATACCGGCCGGCTTGACCAGGAGACCTGGGACAACCTCCGCAAGGAGATCTTCGGCACCCCGATGGGCCAGGGCAGGATCGGCGATCCGGTCTGCGCGGTCCAGCACAGCCTGATCCACGACTACGACAAGGACATCACGCACGACTGCCGCTTCGGTCCCGAGACCGAAGGCGCAGTCAAGGAGGTGCAGCGCGACTTCGGGATCGACGACGACGGTCTCGTCGGGGTCATCACCTTCCGCGCGATGATCGCCGGCGGCGTCTGA